The Sulfurospirillum halorespirans DSM 13726 genome has a window encoding:
- a CDS encoding DUF5615 family PIN-like protein, translating to MHKLLFDNNISHRVLSKIADIFPNSLHVMLKNLDESTDLEVWRYAKIHGFAIVTKDSDFNDLAIYRGIPPKIIWIKLGNCKVDAIATVLRENYESIIEFLDDEVSAILEI from the coding sequence GTGCATAAACTCCTTTTTGACAATAACATCTCCCATCGTGTCTTGTCAAAAATAGCAGACATCTTCCCCAATTCATTACATGTAATGCTTAAAAACCTTGACGAATCAACCGACTTGGAAGTATGGCGATATGCAAAAATTCACGGCTTTGCCATCGTTACCAAAGATTCTGATTTTAACGATTTGGCAATTTACCGAGGGATTCCACCCAAAATCATCTGGATTAAACTTGGAAATTGCAAGGTGGATGCTATTGCTACGGTGTTGCGAGAGAATTATGAGAGCATTATAGAATTTTTAGACGATGAGGTTAGTGCTATTTTGGAGATATAA
- the hcp gene encoding hydroxylamine reductase codes for MSLNMLCDQCSMSAINGCGSKGQDVGTCGKDANLAKLQDIMIYGLKGLSAYRTHANEFGANTKEVDDVIAQTLYFTLTNVNFNFDDHIAQLMKIGSAGVKMMDILSDAHTSHLGVPTPVKISQNKAEGKAILVSGHNLDMFLELLKQTEGKGINVYTHSEMLPAHAYPELKKYPHLKGNIGKSWFDQTKLFEQWGGTIIVNTNCIVPPKSNSTYIDRLYTYDIVGIKEGKKIHNNDFSEVIAQTLALPDVTGFDSEETLVTGHHYKTILGLAPQILEAVQAGKISQFFVIAGCDAPGSGGEYYRKMAESLPNDCVILTSSCGKFRFNDIDFGTVADTGIPRYLDLGQCNDSNGAVHIALALAGALGVTVHDLPVSIVLSWMEQKAVLILLGLFSLGIKNIYLGPKPPQFVNDDIFAFLQENFNLHLTDDAASDTEKLLLRKPA; via the coding sequence ATGTCTTTAAACATGTTATGTGATCAATGCTCTATGAGTGCCATCAATGGCTGTGGTTCTAAAGGTCAAGATGTAGGAACGTGTGGCAAAGATGCCAACTTGGCGAAACTTCAAGACATCATGATTTACGGTCTTAAAGGTCTTAGTGCTTATAGAACGCATGCCAATGAATTTGGTGCCAATACCAAAGAAGTCGATGACGTCATCGCTCAAACACTTTATTTCACCCTTACCAACGTCAACTTCAACTTTGACGATCACATCGCTCAACTGATGAAAATCGGCTCTGCGGGTGTTAAAATGATGGACATCTTAAGTGATGCACACACCTCTCACCTTGGCGTTCCAACCCCTGTTAAAATCAGTCAAAACAAAGCGGAAGGTAAAGCGATCTTAGTAAGCGGTCACAATCTTGACATGTTCTTGGAGCTTTTGAAACAAACCGAAGGTAAAGGCATCAATGTCTATACGCATTCAGAAATGCTTCCAGCCCATGCGTATCCTGAGCTTAAAAAATACCCTCACCTTAAAGGTAACATCGGTAAATCATGGTTTGATCAAACCAAACTCTTTGAGCAATGGGGCGGAACGATCATCGTCAACACGAACTGTATCGTTCCTCCAAAATCAAACTCTACGTATATCGATAGACTCTATACTTACGACATCGTCGGCATCAAAGAGGGCAAAAAAATCCACAATAACGACTTCAGTGAAGTCATCGCTCAAACACTCGCACTTCCTGATGTAACAGGTTTTGACAGTGAAGAGACTCTCGTAACAGGTCACCACTACAAAACCATCCTAGGACTTGCACCACAAATCTTAGAAGCAGTTCAAGCAGGCAAAATCAGCCAATTCTTTGTCATTGCGGGTTGTGACGCTCCAGGAAGCGGCGGCGAATACTACCGAAAAATGGCAGAAAGTCTTCCAAATGACTGCGTGATTTTGACATCAAGTTGTGGTAAATTTAGATTTAACGACATCGACTTTGGTACGGTGGCAGACACAGGCATTCCTCGTTACCTAGACCTCGGTCAATGCAATGACAGCAATGGCGCAGTTCACATCGCTCTTGCCCTTGCAGGCGCACTGGGTGTGACTGTACATGACTTACCAGTTTCTATCGTTCTTAGCTGGATGGAGCAAAAAGCAGTTCTTATCCTTTTAGGACTCTTTAGCCTTGGCATCAAAAATATCTACCTCGGACCAAAACCACCACAATTTGTCAACGATGACATCTTCGCTTTCTTACAAGAGAACTTTAACTTGCATTTGACCGATGATGCAGCAAGTGACACGGAAAAATTATTGCTTAGAAAACCTGCGTAA
- a CDS encoding DUF433 domain-containing protein, with protein MSTTVTIKSSKRSGKPCIRNLRITVYDVLNMLANGMSYDEILEDFPKLTKEDILAALAYAADREHKTLTAKLSA; from the coding sequence ATGAGCACAACGGTTACCATTAAGTCATCGAAACGAAGCGGTAAGCCTTGTATTAGAAATTTACGAATTACAGTTTATGATGTACTCAATATGCTTGCAAACGGTATGAGTTACGATGAAATTTTAGAAGACTTCCCAAAACTGACCAAAGAAGACATTTTAGCCGCCCTTGCTTATGCCGCCGATAGAGAGCATAAAACGCTTACGGCAAAACTCAGTGCATAA
- a CDS encoding EAL domain-containing protein: MKKIIVSLLFCLCQFLSAEEALRLGILAFRPKEQALSQWQPFATYLQDTIKKPIALHIYNYPEFTQAVANHEVDIILTNPGHYIVLKNRHKLSAPLVTQITQKNSTILTQFAGVIFTRHDSPLRALNDLKNAKIAVTDTDSLGGYQMQAYELALKGIMPKQTHLVITGMPHDKVIEAVLSRKVDAGFVRTNVIEDMMDEGKLALSDIKIINEQNDSNFSYIRSTRLYPEWPLVVVAGFDEHIARALTVALLALSPESEAARSAQIYGFTVPADYKGVEDALRTLRVPPFEEAPKFTLADFWARYANHIALILFAFLLFLMSVGFQLYRQNKRIRHNEKHLLLVQDNLQSTLDAIPDALFEMSLDGVYFRVGRAHANVSASLSQEMMGKNVYEIYPKDVADIFIQALREADQEGHAFGYQFSIEEKGKTLWFELSVSKKKDSHGMAHFIVLSHDFTDRKEAEAKLKLAASVFTYAREGIMITNASGEIVEVNDTFTCITGYSHQEVVGQNPRLLKSGRQSESFYKQMWQSLLEKGHWYGEISNRRKSGEVYVQMTSISAIYDEHEVVQSYVALFTDITTMKEHEKQLEYVAHYDALTSLPNRVLFADRLRQAMAQTERRKKELAVVYLDLDGFKVINDQYGHHVGDELLVIIAERMQEALRQGDTISRLGGDEFVAVLTDLSNQDECIPILDRLLKATSDPIVINENIIQFSSSIGVTLYPRDGVDADQLLRHADLAMYQSKQSGKNRYHFFDIESDRAIKKHNESLESILSAIINDEFLLYYQPKVNLETRELVSVEALIRWQHPEKGFLLPHAFLPTVEDHVLSIRLGEWVIEQAFKQMSAWIKEGLSISVSINVGARQLQDSSFTEYLQTMLLRYPDVPAHLVELEILETSALEDMVHVSQIMHACKSLGVRFALDDFGTGYSSLSYLRKLPIDILKIDQSFICNLLHDNDDLAIVEAIVGLSKAFDLSVIAEGVETQEHAELLLKHGCELAQGYGIARPMHPDAIIAWKDSSLYM, encoded by the coding sequence ATGAAAAAGATTATCGTAAGCCTCTTATTTTGTTTATGTCAATTTTTAAGTGCAGAAGAAGCCCTTCGCCTTGGAATTTTAGCGTTTCGCCCTAAAGAGCAAGCTCTGAGTCAGTGGCAACCTTTTGCAACTTACCTGCAAGATACTATCAAGAAACCTATTGCCCTTCACATCTACAATTACCCAGAATTTACACAAGCCGTTGCCAATCATGAAGTCGACATCATTTTGACCAATCCTGGGCATTACATCGTTCTCAAAAACAGGCATAAACTCTCTGCGCCTCTTGTGACACAAATTACTCAAAAAAATAGCACCATTCTTACCCAATTTGCGGGGGTCATTTTCACGCGCCACGACTCACCGCTAAGAGCGCTGAACGATCTTAAAAACGCGAAAATTGCTGTTACCGACACAGACTCTCTTGGCGGGTATCAGATGCAAGCGTATGAGTTGGCACTGAAGGGCATTATGCCAAAGCAGACGCATTTGGTAATAACAGGTATGCCCCATGACAAGGTGATCGAAGCAGTTCTCTCACGTAAAGTCGATGCAGGATTTGTGCGCACCAACGTTATAGAAGACATGATGGATGAAGGCAAATTGGCGTTATCCGATATTAAAATCATCAATGAACAAAACGATTCAAACTTCTCCTACATTCGCTCCACCAGACTCTACCCTGAGTGGCCTTTGGTGGTGGTTGCAGGCTTTGATGAGCATATCGCACGAGCCTTAACGGTGGCGCTTTTAGCCCTTTCTCCTGAGAGTGAAGCGGCTAGAAGTGCGCAGATTTATGGTTTTACGGTTCCTGCAGATTATAAAGGGGTGGAAGATGCGCTCAGAACCCTTCGCGTACCACCGTTTGAAGAGGCTCCAAAATTTACCTTAGCCGATTTTTGGGCACGTTATGCCAACCATATTGCCCTGATACTCTTTGCTTTTCTTCTGTTTCTGATGAGCGTTGGTTTTCAGTTGTACCGTCAAAACAAGCGTATTCGCCACAATGAAAAGCACCTGCTTTTGGTTCAAGACAACCTGCAAAGCACCCTCGATGCCATTCCCGATGCGCTGTTTGAAATGAGCCTTGATGGGGTCTATTTTCGTGTAGGGCGAGCGCATGCCAATGTGAGTGCCTCTTTGTCTCAAGAGATGATGGGTAAAAATGTTTATGAGATTTACCCAAAGGATGTTGCGGACATTTTTATCCAAGCACTGCGCGAAGCCGACCAAGAGGGGCATGCGTTTGGGTATCAATTTTCCATCGAGGAGAAGGGTAAAACGCTCTGGTTTGAACTCTCGGTTTCAAAGAAAAAAGACTCTCATGGGATGGCACATTTTATTGTTTTATCTCATGATTTTACCGATCGTAAAGAGGCAGAAGCAAAGCTCAAACTGGCTGCTAGTGTCTTTACCTACGCAAGGGAAGGCATTATGATCACCAATGCTTCGGGTGAGATCGTTGAGGTTAACGATACCTTTACCTGTATTACGGGCTACTCCCACCAAGAGGTGGTTGGGCAGAATCCACGACTGCTAAAATCAGGCAGGCAAAGTGAGTCGTTTTACAAACAAATGTGGCAATCCCTGCTTGAAAAAGGGCACTGGTACGGCGAAATCTCTAACCGTCGCAAGTCGGGCGAAGTCTATGTGCAGATGACAAGCATCAGCGCTATCTACGATGAACATGAGGTCGTTCAGTCTTATGTTGCACTTTTTACGGACATTACAACGATGAAAGAGCATGAAAAGCAGTTGGAGTATGTTGCGCATTATGACGCGCTGACTTCGTTACCGAACCGTGTTTTATTTGCCGATCGACTCCGTCAAGCGATGGCGCAAACGGAGCGAAGGAAAAAAGAGTTGGCGGTTGTCTATTTGGATCTCGATGGCTTTAAAGTCATCAATGACCAATACGGACACCACGTAGGTGACGAGCTTTTAGTCATTATCGCTGAACGTATGCAAGAGGCATTGCGCCAAGGTGATACCATTTCAAGGCTTGGTGGCGATGAGTTTGTGGCTGTTTTGACCGACCTTTCCAATCAAGACGAGTGTATCCCTATCTTAGATCGCCTTCTTAAAGCAACGTCTGATCCTATCGTGATCAATGAAAATATCATCCAATTTTCCAGTAGCATTGGTGTGACACTCTATCCCAGGGACGGTGTCGATGCCGATCAGCTTTTGAGGCACGCTGATCTTGCGATGTATCAGTCGAAACAATCGGGGAAAAACCGTTACCACTTTTTTGACATTGAGTCTGATCGTGCGATTAAAAAACACAATGAGAGCCTTGAGAGTATTTTATCGGCGATTATCAATGATGAATTTTTGCTCTATTACCAACCCAAAGTGAACCTTGAAACACGCGAACTTGTTAGTGTCGAGGCGCTGATACGGTGGCAACATCCCGAAAAAGGTTTTTTGCTTCCGCACGCTTTTTTGCCGACCGTGGAAGATCATGTCCTGAGCATTAGGCTTGGCGAATGGGTCATCGAGCAAGCATTTAAGCAGATGAGCGCTTGGATAAAAGAGGGGCTTAGCATCTCGGTGAGCATCAACGTTGGGGCTCGTCAACTACAAGATTCGAGCTTTACGGAGTATCTGCAAACGATGTTGCTTCGCTATCCTGATGTGCCTGCACACCTTGTTGAGTTGGAGATTTTAGAGACGAGCGCGCTTGAAGATATGGTGCATGTTTCGCAAATCATGCACGCGTGTAAAAGCCTTGGTGTGCGCTTTGCGCTTGATGACTTTGGGACGGGGTATTCGTCGCTGAGTTATTTGCGAAAATTGCCGATTGATATTTTGAAAATCGACCAAAGCTTTATCTGCAATTTGTTGCATGACAACGACGATCTCGCCATTGTCGAGGCGATTGTGGGCTTAAGCAAAGCGTTTGATCTAAGCGTCATCGCCGAGGGCGTTGAGACGCAAGAACATGCAGAACTTCTCTTAAAACATGGCTGTGAGCTAGCGCAAGGTTATGGCATAGCCCGCCCGATGCACCCAGATGCCATCATCGCTTGGAAAGATTCGAGTCTTTACATGTAA